A stretch of DNA from Maridesulfovibrio sp.:
TTTTCCCAAACGTTTACGCGGGATTGTGCGCAAATAACGCACATCATCTTTTTTCAGCCCTTCCGCTTCCGAAAGAATCTCCGGACGAGCCTCCACAGAAGCATCCAGAGCTCTTTTACGCCTCCACTCTTCGATCAGAGCATGGTTTCCCGAAGAAAGCACCTCGGGCACCTTGAGTCCGGCATACTCCGGCGGACGCGTATAGTGCGGATACTCCAGCAAACCAGACGAAAAGCTTTCCTCGGTTCCGGATTCGGCATGTCCCATAAAATCCGGCAGCAGTCTTGCGACCGCCTCTATAAGACACAAGGCTCCGGCTTCGCCCCCGTTGAGCACAAAGTCACCGACCGAAACAAGCTCAACAGGAAAAATATCTTCAAACCGGGCATCGATCCCTTCGTATCTGCCGCAGACAAGGGTCAATTCCTCTTCCGCTGCAAATTCAACCGCCATTTTCTGGGTCAGCGGCTTTCCTTTAGGGGAAAGCATGATCAGCCGTCTGCCTGCGGGACACCCGCCTTCCACGGAAGGACGGATTCCAACGGACTCAAGCGCCCTGGCAATAGGCTCAACGAACATCACCATGCCCGGACCGCCGCCGTAAGGACGGTCATCAACACTCTTGTGCCTGTCCTCGGTAAACTCACGAGGGTCCACCGGATTGAATGACACAATGCCCTTCTGGACAGCCTTGCCCATCAGACCGTGCGAAAGCGGGGAATCGAAAA
This window harbors:
- the trmD gene encoding tRNA (guanosine(37)-N1)-methyltransferase TrmD → MKFNLVSLFPEFFDSPLSHGLMGKAVQKGIVSFNPVDPREFTEDRHKSVDDRPYGGGPGMVMFVEPIARALESVGIRPSVEGGCPAGRRLIMLSPKGKPLTQKMAVEFAAEEELTLVCGRYEGIDARFEDIFPVELVSVGDFVLNGGEAGALCLIEAVARLLPDFMGHAESGTEESFSSGLLEYPHYTRPPEYAGLKVPEVLSSGNHALIEEWRRKRALDASVEARPEILSEAEGLKKDDVRYLRTIPRKRLGKNLYMALVHYPVLNKFGEKAAVSLTNLDIHDMSRVSRSYSLSGFFAVTPIEDQKKLAERIISHWTSGPGSRFNPDRAAAFSKVSVKDSLLDAVEHIESGTGKKPILVTTSARGAGSMTMNRVRELLEDNPVLLVFGTGHGLAPEILEMAAGSIRPIRFMDGYNHLSVRSAVAITVDRLLGDAW